A genome region from candidate division KSB1 bacterium includes the following:
- a CDS encoding CHASE2 domain-containing protein — protein sequence MPKIRRFVPVLIFLVAAIFAIALANTHAARILEGAALESRFVYRGESSADSTLALVLWDDSSAAKLEPGPAFREAIATMVKGLAKMQARVIAVDFFFEEKKAPVSDSLLCATFLHTPNAVTAFLHNSKVEEPGNFNPSPKTVGVQEYRGFILGVDGVNLLPGLRDPRIRLGHANFLTDTVTSKVRFVPLYITSDSARAAFALAIVKVYFGMTDDQIKASDGKLALFPAGREPIRIPINKFGEYEINYPGDESVFAQRHSFHEVYDLCRQALADSARFVENEIFKNKIVLIGSIIDADKFYTPFSNLFPGVFIHATIVDNILREQFLIRTPRGAELAILFIVGALLFWLFSSYKLSIQIAGVALLLLGYSALTFVVFDQGRIITPLVSVICFILLAAAMQGVYLHVSALKRQKMIKSRIREIANSRVESRLRKQFNSLAPAPYYFLAIDAHEERENYNFIHWLKLIEPGDSVMMPFEPEIKVSPPVHRNNLNKLEHDIQKLWERYSQASEAQGPDNLGEELKKISRRIANDFGLKQAFRELSKNNAPSFPLKLAVTNLRIPWHWAMSEGTQNLLCENYSLGFTFFDPAKEQAAKLERPEPKSRLDKNAGRMAVLYYGDWQGHPHKQLNLVRGQITKLHEQLTWQDCSTLVVREKCQDFLNRLTKACTEGYNLRLIHYAGHAERNFLDVGENDYLKSNTISGAFGLSFSSRPLVFLNACSSGRLSDKRDKMDNLCTEFLACGAGACIVTNFDVYERTAGRFAQIFYEYFVARNLAAGEALRLTINDLGKPDPRHDYDPDHDITRYFYTLYGDPTLKF from the coding sequence ATGCCAAAAATAAGACGATTCGTCCCCGTGCTGATTTTTCTCGTGGCAGCAATTTTTGCCATCGCCTTGGCCAACACGCACGCGGCGAGGATTTTGGAAGGCGCTGCCCTCGAGAGCCGCTTCGTTTATCGCGGGGAAAGCAGCGCCGACTCCACGCTTGCGCTGGTTTTGTGGGATGATTCTTCCGCGGCTAAACTCGAGCCGGGGCCGGCTTTTCGAGAAGCCATTGCCACGATGGTCAAGGGTTTGGCAAAAATGCAAGCGCGCGTGATTGCGGTTGATTTTTTCTTCGAAGAAAAAAAAGCACCGGTGAGCGATAGCTTGCTGTGCGCGACTTTTTTGCATACGCCGAATGCAGTGACTGCTTTTTTACATAATAGTAAAGTTGAAGAGCCGGGCAATTTCAATCCTTCGCCGAAAACCGTTGGCGTTCAGGAATATCGCGGTTTTATTTTGGGCGTCGATGGTGTCAATCTGCTTCCGGGATTGCGCGATCCCCGCATTCGGCTTGGCCACGCCAATTTTCTGACTGACACCGTCACCTCTAAAGTGCGATTCGTGCCGTTGTACATAACCAGCGATTCCGCCCGTGCGGCCTTTGCTTTGGCAATCGTCAAAGTATACTTCGGCATGACGGATGATCAAATCAAAGCCAGCGACGGCAAGCTGGCGCTCTTTCCGGCCGGCCGCGAGCCGATTCGAATTCCGATCAATAAATTCGGCGAATATGAGATCAATTATCCGGGCGACGAATCCGTTTTTGCGCAGCGCCATTCTTTCCATGAGGTCTACGACTTGTGCCGGCAAGCGCTTGCTGATTCCGCCCGCTTCGTTGAGAATGAGATTTTCAAAAACAAAATCGTACTGATCGGCAGCATCATCGATGCCGACAAGTTTTATACGCCATTTTCCAATTTATTTCCGGGCGTTTTTATTCATGCCACCATTGTCGACAACATTCTGCGCGAGCAATTTTTAATCAGGACTCCGCGTGGCGCTGAGCTGGCGATTCTTTTCATCGTTGGCGCCCTGCTGTTTTGGCTTTTCTCGTCTTACAAGCTTTCAATTCAAATTGCCGGTGTCGCGCTGCTGCTGTTGGGATATTCGGCGCTGACGTTCGTGGTTTTCGATCAAGGCCGGATCATTACGCCGCTGGTTTCGGTGATTTGCTTCATCCTGCTCGCGGCAGCGATGCAGGGCGTTTATCTTCACGTGTCGGCCTTAAAACGGCAAAAAATGATCAAGAGCCGCATCCGCGAGATTGCGAATTCCCGGGTTGAATCACGGCTGCGAAAGCAGTTCAATTCATTGGCGCCCGCGCCGTATTATTTCCTTGCCATCGACGCGCATGAAGAGCGTGAAAACTACAACTTTATTCATTGGTTAAAACTCATCGAGCCTGGCGATTCGGTCATGATGCCATTCGAGCCGGAGATCAAAGTTTCACCGCCGGTTCATCGGAACAACCTCAACAAGCTCGAACACGATATTCAAAAACTTTGGGAAAGGTATTCGCAGGCAAGCGAGGCGCAAGGCCCGGACAATCTTGGCGAGGAACTGAAGAAAATCAGCAGGCGCATTGCCAACGATTTTGGCTTGAAGCAAGCCTTTAGAGAACTGTCGAAGAATAACGCGCCTTCATTCCCACTCAAACTGGCGGTGACGAACCTCAGGATTCCCTGGCATTGGGCCATGAGCGAAGGAACTCAAAATCTGCTTTGCGAAAACTACAGCCTGGGGTTCACTTTTTTCGATCCGGCGAAAGAGCAGGCCGCCAAGCTTGAGCGGCCGGAGCCAAAATCCAGGCTGGACAAGAACGCCGGGCGCATGGCCGTGCTGTATTACGGCGACTGGCAAGGCCATCCGCACAAACAATTAAATCTCGTTCGCGGCCAGATCACCAAATTACACGAGCAACTGACCTGGCAGGATTGTTCGACGTTGGTCGTTCGCGAAAAGTGCCAGGATTTTTTGAATCGTCTGACCAAAGCCTGCACCGAAGGCTATAACTTGCGTCTCATTCATTATGCCGGCCATGCGGAAAGAAATTTTCTCGATGTCGGAGAAAACGATTATTTAAAATCCAACACGATTTCCGGCGCTTTCGGATTGTCTTTTTCCTCGCGGCCGCTGGTTTTTCTCAATGCCTGCAGCTCCGGACGATTGTCGGACAAACGGGACAAAATGGACAATCTCTGCACCGAATTTCTGGCGTGCGGCGCCGGCGCGTGCATTGTGACCAATTTCGATGTTTATGAACGAACCGCCGGCCGTTTTGCGCAGATTTTTTACGAATATTTTGTCGCCAGAAATCTTGCCGCCGGCGAGGCCCTGCGCCTGACCATCAACGACCTGGGCAAGCCAGATCCCAGGCACGATTACGATCCGGATCACGACATCACGCGTTATTTCTACACCTTGTATGGCGATCCAACGTTGAAGTTTTAA
- a CDS encoding S-adenosyl-l-methionine hydroxide adenosyltransferase family protein: protein MKKLLILLVTFLVTVTSQCWPQSALVFLTDFGLKDGAVASMKGVAFGVNPNLKMFDVTHEIPNYNIWEAAYQLKQTAPYWPPGTVFVAVVDPGVGTDRKSIVLKTKTGHYFVTPDNGTLTFVAEDMGIAEVRQIDEKVNRLPGSERSYTFHGRDVYAYTGARLASGVIAFEHVGPRLESKVVAISYEKSRFENGAVQGNIPILDAQYGNVWTNIDEAIFKKLGVEYGTMVSVQIENESRIVYEGKMPFVRTFGEAPVGWPLLYLNSLLKVSFAINQGNFAKVHGIGSGPGWQVKIEK from the coding sequence ATGAAAAAATTATTGATTTTACTCGTTACATTTTTAGTCACAGTTACCTCCCAATGCTGGCCGCAATCGGCGTTGGTTTTTCTTACTGATTTCGGCTTGAAAGATGGCGCGGTGGCCAGCATGAAAGGCGTGGCGTTCGGCGTCAATCCCAATCTCAAAATGTTCGACGTGACGCATGAGATTCCCAATTACAATATCTGGGAAGCGGCGTATCAATTGAAACAAACCGCGCCGTACTGGCCGCCGGGCACGGTGTTCGTTGCGGTGGTCGATCCGGGCGTTGGTACCGATCGCAAATCCATCGTGCTCAAAACCAAAACCGGCCATTATTTCGTCACGCCGGATAACGGCACGTTGACGTTTGTCGCCGAAGACATGGGAATCGCGGAAGTGCGGCAAATCGATGAGAAGGTCAATCGGCTGCCCGGCTCGGAAAGATCGTACACGTTTCACGGCCGCGACGTGTATGCCTACACCGGCGCGCGGCTCGCTTCCGGCGTCATCGCTTTCGAGCACGTCGGCCCTCGGCTCGAATCAAAGGTGGTTGCCATTTCTTACGAAAAGTCGCGCTTTGAAAATGGCGCCGTGCAGGGAAATATTCCAATTCTCGATGCACAATACGGCAACGTGTGGACGAACATCGACGAAGCGATTTTCAAAAAGTTGGGCGTGGAGTATGGCACGATGGTTTCAGTGCAGATTGAAAACGAAAGCCGTATCGTTTATGAGGGCAAAATGCCTTTCGTCCGCACTTTTGGCGAGGCGCCGGTTGGCTGGCCGCTGCTTTATCTCAACAGCCTGCTCAAGGTTTCCTTCGCCATCAATCAAGGCAATTTTGCAAAGGTACATGGCATCGGTTCCGGACCGGGCTGGCAGGTTAAAATTGAAAAGTAG
- a CDS encoding M28 family peptidase — MKENLKKILLPFFLVFITNAAAQVRDTEKNAALQINETTIRSHIKFLSDDLLEGRAPGTRGGQLGERYIATQFELLGLKPGAKAADGSPSWYQTFDILGVTSRMPKTMTLKSGAKTLDLKFWDDFIAFTGEQKPAVGVKDAEIVFVGYGIEAPEQKWDDYKGVDVRGKILLMMNNDPSNDPNLFAGKTRLYYGRWTYKYEIAAKKGAAGAIIIHTEPSAGYKFQVVQSSWTGEQFELPQSGNAPAVKIKAWATDAASKQIALLGGKNLDELRAQAERRNFKPVPLGVTLSLEMANSIRSLKTANVVGVLPGRDPVLSKEYVVYSAHHDHLGVGKPVNGDSIYNGAVDNASGTAAMLAIAEAFARMPADQKPRRSIMFAALAAEESGLLGSQKFCADPPVAPGYMAANINIDGLNIFGRTKDLSIVGMGKSTMDQVVQEIAAWQGRVVQGDQFPDKGFFYRSDQFNFAKIGVPATYCDAGTDVIGKPEGWGKEQAEKWEATKYHQPSDEYDDSWNLDGGLEDTQLFFLVGLKVANAEAMPGWVPGDEFEAARKKALAERK; from the coding sequence ATGAAAGAAAATCTCAAAAAAATTTTACTGCCATTTTTCCTTGTTTTTATAACAAACGCTGCGGCCCAAGTGCGCGACACCGAGAAAAACGCGGCGCTGCAAATCAACGAGACCACCATCCGCAGCCATATCAAGTTTCTGTCGGATGATCTGCTCGAAGGCCGGGCCCCGGGAACGCGCGGCGGCCAGCTCGGCGAGCGGTATATTGCCACGCAATTCGAGCTGCTCGGCTTGAAGCCGGGCGCAAAAGCGGCGGACGGCAGTCCGTCGTGGTATCAAACCTTCGACATTCTCGGCGTCACCAGCCGTATGCCGAAGACGATGACGCTGAAGAGCGGTGCGAAGACACTGGATTTGAAATTTTGGGATGATTTCATCGCCTTCACCGGCGAGCAAAAACCGGCAGTTGGTGTAAAAGATGCCGAAATCGTCTTTGTCGGCTATGGCATCGAAGCGCCGGAGCAGAAGTGGGATGATTACAAGGGCGTCGATGTCCGCGGCAAAATTCTGTTGATGATGAACAACGATCCGTCGAATGATCCGAATTTGTTCGCCGGCAAAACGCGGCTTTATTACGGGCGCTGGACGTACAAATATGAGATCGCCGCGAAAAAAGGCGCGGCCGGCGCCATCATCATTCACACCGAGCCTTCGGCAGGCTACAAGTTTCAAGTGGTGCAAAGCTCGTGGACCGGCGAGCAATTTGAATTGCCGCAAAGCGGCAACGCGCCGGCGGTGAAAATCAAAGCCTGGGCGACGGACGCCGCCAGCAAACAGATCGCCCTGCTCGGCGGCAAAAATCTCGACGAGCTGCGCGCCCAGGCCGAGCGCCGCAATTTCAAGCCGGTGCCGTTGGGCGTCACGCTGTCGCTGGAAATGGCCAACAGCATCCGCAGTTTGAAGACGGCGAACGTGGTCGGCGTGTTGCCGGGCCGCGATCCGGTGTTGAGCAAAGAGTACGTGGTTTATTCGGCGCATCACGATCATCTCGGCGTCGGCAAGCCGGTCAATGGCGATTCGATTTACAACGGCGCCGTGGATAATGCTTCGGGCACGGCGGCGATGCTGGCGATTGCCGAAGCTTTTGCGCGCATGCCTGCCGATCAAAAACCGCGTCGTTCCATCATGTTTGCCGCGCTTGCCGCAGAAGAATCGGGCTTGCTCGGCTCGCAAAAATTTTGCGCCGATCCGCCGGTGGCGCCGGGATACATGGCGGCTAATATCAACATTGATGGCTTGAATATTTTTGGCCGGACCAAAGACTTGTCCATTGTCGGCATGGGGAAATCGACCATGGATCAAGTCGTCCAAGAAATTGCCGCGTGGCAGGGCAGGGTGGTGCAAGGCGATCAATTTCCAGACAAGGGATTTTTCTACCGCTCGGATCAATTCAATTTTGCCAAAATTGGCGTGCCGGCGACGTATTGCGATGCCGGCACCGACGTCATCGGCAAACCGGAGGGCTGGGGCAAAGAGCAGGCGGAAAAGTGGGAAGCGACGAAATACCATCAACCGAGCGACGAGTACGACGACAGTTGGAATCTCGACGGCGGGCTTGAAGACACGCAATTGTTCTTTTTGGTGGGGCTAAAAGTCGCCAACGCCGAGGCGATGCCAGGCTGGGTTCCTGGCGATGAATTTGAAGCGGCGCGGAAGAAGGCGCTGGCGGAGAGGAAGTGA
- the tnpA gene encoding IS200/IS605 family transposase — MPQSLASVLVHIVFSTKHRQPLIKPEIEKELFSYMAAIFRQYDSPAITINGNDDHVHILCALSRKMALSDLLEEVKKSSSKWIKTKGAAYKNFYWQNGYGAFSIGQSGVEALKKYIATQKEHHRRKTFQDEFREFLKLYNIEYDERYVWD, encoded by the coding sequence ATGCCACAAAGCCTTGCTTCTGTCCTCGTCCATATCGTCTTCAGCACCAAACACCGCCAACCGCTCATCAAACCGGAAATCGAGAAAGAGTTGTTCAGCTACATGGCCGCTATCTTCCGCCAATACGACTCTCCTGCCATCACCATCAATGGAAACGACGACCACGTTCACATTCTGTGCGCGCTTTCTCGCAAAATGGCCTTGAGCGATCTGCTTGAAGAGGTCAAGAAAAGCTCTTCAAAATGGATCAAAACCAAAGGCGCGGCTTACAAAAATTTTTATTGGCAAAACGGGTACGGTGCTTTTTCCATCGGGCAATCAGGTGTTGAGGCGCTAAAAAAATACATTGCCACCCAAAAAGAACATCATCGGCGGAAGACATTTCAAGATGAATTTCGCGAGTTTCTTAAACTGTACAACATTGAATATGACGAACGGTATGTGTGGGATTGA
- a CDS encoding zf-HC2 domain-containing protein, producing MECPTKNDLLLYLVNEFQAPQEKNALRAHLDACRNCYEQALVLQQALNDIQQENGRECEIVMDNLSDYLDGKITTAAGVVLKSHLKECAICQNLERRLATEISYENVMALGYPVPASLAQKIEAILAANQGDSPLADLVESLAGKVDALVDRIVLALTPSAAPAFLGNHPAGTAQIQTTCTRDLKIDVGAAGRPAKIFSEDDVELDRQISDQNGLVIFKDFVPATYKLSVEGFDIKDVRLWP from the coding sequence ATGGAATGTCCAACAAAAAACGATCTGTTGCTCTACCTGGTCAACGAGTTTCAAGCGCCGCAGGAAAAGAACGCCTTGCGTGCCCATCTCGACGCCTGTCGCAATTGTTACGAACAAGCGCTGGTGCTGCAGCAGGCGCTCAATGACATCCAACAAGAAAACGGGCGCGAATGTGAAATCGTCATGGACAATTTATCGGATTATCTCGACGGTAAAATAACGACAGCAGCGGGGGTAGTTTTGAAAAGTCATTTGAAGGAATGCGCCATCTGCCAAAATCTGGAAAGGCGTCTGGCAACGGAGATTTCTTATGAAAATGTCATGGCGCTCGGCTATCCTGTGCCGGCCTCGCTCGCGCAAAAGATCGAAGCAATTCTGGCGGCGAATCAGGGAGACTCTCCCCTGGCGGACCTCGTCGAATCGCTCGCTGGCAAAGTCGATGCGTTGGTTGATCGCATCGTGTTGGCTTTGACGCCGTCGGCGGCCCCGGCTTTCCTGGGCAATCACCCTGCCGGCACCGCGCAAATTCAGACGACCTGCACGAGAGATTTGAAGATCGACGTCGGCGCCGCCGGCCGACCAGCCAAAATCTTTTCCGAGGATGACGTCGAGTTGGATCGCCAAATTTCCGATCAAAATGGCCTCGTCATCTTCAAAGATTTCGTGCCGGCGACTTACAAGCTGTCCGTCGAAGGGTTTGACATCAAAGACGTCAGGTTGTGGCCTTAA
- a CDS encoding sigma-70 family RNA polymerase sigma factor, giving the protein MADAKELRAEAVNRLIRNYQQGDGNAFNQLMRQYNYWQYIFKALRAKRVPVAEAEDYTQQICMRLMNGLKTFRFECSFESYLGLIIRNQVINDYRRRLKLIKRQFLSLDELMTSDGVEKSLIDQLPNPNALLADENLLWQELHRVVGACLRLFKNVAVKLITCLWLYGMKQRQMAALLELSPGVVGSHLYRGQKRLRICIRKNYF; this is encoded by the coding sequence ATGGCCGATGCCAAAGAATTGCGCGCCGAAGCCGTCAACAGGCTGATTCGGAACTATCAACAGGGCGACGGTAACGCCTTCAATCAGTTGATGCGGCAATACAACTACTGGCAATACATCTTCAAAGCACTGCGCGCCAAAAGAGTTCCGGTTGCCGAGGCGGAAGATTATACCCAGCAAATCTGCATGAGGCTGATGAATGGGCTGAAAACATTCCGCTTCGAATGCTCATTCGAAAGCTATCTCGGCTTGATCATCCGCAATCAAGTCATCAACGATTACCGCCGGCGTTTGAAATTGATAAAACGCCAATTCCTGTCGCTTGATGAATTGATGACGAGCGATGGCGTTGAAAAAAGCCTCATCGATCAGCTTCCCAATCCCAACGCCCTATTGGCGGACGAAAACTTGCTGTGGCAGGAATTGCATCGCGTGGTTGGCGCTTGCCTGCGTTTGTTCAAAAACGTGGCCGTCAAGCTCATCACCTGCTTGTGGTTGTATGGAATGAAGCAGCGGCAAATGGCGGCGCTGTTGGAACTTTCCCCCGGGGTGGTCGGCAGCCATTTGTATCGCGGGCAAAAGCGGCTGCGGATTTGCATCAGGAAAAACTACTTTTAA
- a CDS encoding penicillin acylase family protein, with protein MPKILKLLLPAILLGGYLFFIHRPFNRLPPPAKFFDPLRGFLQPAAGFTHASSLEMTMPALKGSVKILFDRRGVPHVFAERAEDLPVAVGYLHARERLFQMEMIVRSVRGRLSEVIGAVALPSDRFFLENGFRDAADRAMAAADRSHPAYHALEKYTAGINHFIAQLSPADYPLEYKLLNFSPSHWEPQNSAYLLKYMARELSWHSSELAFDRMRRDFAPEILQELFPVENACPAPIYPGLFRDVRSSSLRSLSPEYPNGLCLKAPRQNNKFDDRNAAESLLLGSNNWAIGAAKSASGHAILANDPHLGHSLPNYWYEVDLHAPGLEVYGMTLPGAPDVILGFNRHIAWGATNCGWDVLDYYKIDVDIVKQTALIEGRNEPLQISAEKIPVKDHAPEEIKIRWSRLGPVVQRDGVDYAMRWTGHLSGGEWRVFYDLNRARNFSDFTAALKNYGAPAQNFAYVDRAGNVGMYSAGLMPLKTAARSFGAGDASDPAQAWPGSPRADQILSELPSKGFVPFEELPHVFNPPEGFVQSANQKPTPDNHPVFYDWNFEAPYRGMRIHELLSAKPKISIDDMKAAQLDVHSVVARMLTPVILAAFAQDNRANATMAAALDSLRGWDFNFYTHRVAPTIYHSFWEMFKEDIWAKHFQTADGKSYMYPPHRVLLALVTEQPDSKWFDNPKTPVTENLHARVREIFAASVTSLYDEFGGDLSAWRYEKYHKVYADHLLRLPGFGIEPAPRDGEDFTLNVAGGREVTHGPSMRLIVEMGEPIRGYIVNFGGQSGHPGAPHYQDQIDEWLAGKYFPIRFASNPQDIPQEEIEETVYLKPQR; from the coding sequence ATGCCAAAAATTCTGAAACTCTTGTTGCCGGCGATTTTGCTGGGAGGGTATCTTTTTTTCATCCATCGCCCATTCAACCGCCTGCCGCCGCCGGCGAAATTTTTTGATCCGCTGCGAGGCTTTTTGCAGCCGGCGGCCGGTTTTACGCATGCGTCATCCCTCGAAATGACGATGCCGGCGTTGAAAGGCTCGGTCAAAATTCTGTTCGACCGGCGCGGCGTGCCGCACGTGTTTGCCGAGCGCGCCGAAGACTTGCCGGTTGCCGTCGGCTATTTGCATGCCCGCGAGCGGCTCTTTCAAATGGAAATGATTGTCAGGTCTGTCCGCGGTCGATTGTCCGAAGTCATTGGCGCGGTGGCGTTGCCCTCTGACCGATTTTTTTTGGAAAATGGATTTCGTGACGCTGCCGACCGCGCCATGGCGGCGGCCGATCGTTCGCATCCGGCGTATCACGCTCTGGAGAAATATACCGCCGGCATCAATCATTTCATCGCGCAGCTTTCCCCGGCGGATTATCCGCTCGAATACAAACTGCTGAATTTTTCGCCGTCGCATTGGGAGCCGCAGAACAGCGCCTATTTGCTCAAATACATGGCGCGCGAGCTTTCCTGGCACAGCTCGGAGCTGGCGTTTGATCGTATGCGCCGAGACTTTGCGCCGGAAATTTTGCAAGAGCTTTTTCCGGTTGAAAACGCCTGCCCGGCGCCGATCTATCCCGGGCTTTTTCGTGACGTTCGTAGTAGTTCCTTGAGGAGCCTGAGCCCCGAGTACCCGAACGGTTTGTGCCTGAAGGCACCAAGACAAAATAATAAATTCGATGATCGCAACGCCGCCGAATCGCTGTTGCTGGGCAGCAACAACTGGGCAATCGGCGCGGCCAAAAGCGCCAGCGGCCACGCCATCCTCGCCAACGATCCGCACTTGGGCCACAGTTTGCCGAACTATTGGTACGAAGTCGATTTGCACGCGCCCGGCCTCGAGGTGTATGGCATGACGCTTCCCGGCGCGCCGGATGTCATTCTCGGTTTCAACCGCCATATCGCCTGGGGCGCGACCAATTGCGGCTGGGACGTGTTGGATTATTACAAAATCGACGTTGACATCGTCAAACAAACTGCCCTGATCGAAGGCCGCAACGAGCCGTTGCAAATCAGCGCCGAAAAAATTCCCGTCAAAGATCACGCGCCGGAGGAAATAAAAATCCGTTGGAGCCGCCTCGGCCCGGTGGTCCAGCGCGACGGCGTCGATTATGCGATGCGGTGGACCGGCCATCTTTCCGGCGGCGAGTGGCGTGTTTTTTATGATCTGAATCGCGCCCGAAATTTTTCCGATTTCACTGCCGCATTGAAAAATTACGGCGCGCCGGCGCAAAATTTTGCTTATGTCGATCGCGCCGGCAATGTCGGCATGTATTCCGCCGGATTGATGCCGCTCAAAACCGCGGCGCGTTCCTTCGGCGCCGGCGACGCCAGTGATCCGGCGCAAGCCTGGCCCGGTTCGCCGCGCGCCGATCAAATTTTATCGGAACTTCCATCGAAGGGCTTTGTGCCGTTTGAGGAATTGCCGCACGTCTTCAATCCGCCCGAAGGTTTCGTGCAATCCGCCAATCAAAAACCCACACCGGACAATCATCCCGTTTTTTATGATTGGAATTTCGAAGCGCCGTATCGCGGCATGAGAATCCACGAATTGTTGAGCGCCAAGCCGAAAATTTCAATCGACGACATGAAAGCGGCGCAGCTCGATGTGCACTCGGTGGTCGCGAGAATGTTGACGCCGGTGATTCTCGCGGCATTTGCGCAAGACAACCGCGCCAATGCCACCATGGCCGCGGCGTTGGACAGCTTGCGCGGGTGGGATTTCAATTTTTACACCCATCGCGTCGCGCCGACGATTTACCACAGTTTCTGGGAAATGTTCAAGGAAGACATTTGGGCGAAACATTTTCAAACCGCGGACGGCAAAAGCTACATGTATCCGCCGCACCGCGTCTTGCTGGCGCTGGTCACAGAGCAGCCGGACTCAAAATGGTTCGACAATCCGAAAACGCCGGTGACGGAAAATCTTCACGCCCGCGTGCGCGAAATTTTTGCCGCCAGTGTGACGAGCTTGTATGATGAATTTGGCGGCGATCTGAGCGCGTGGCGTTATGAAAAATATCACAAAGTCTACGCTGATCATCTTTTGCGCCTCCCCGGATTTGGCATCGAACCCGCGCCGCGTGACGGCGAAGACTTTACGCTGAATGTCGCCGGCGGCAGGGAAGTCACCCACGGCCCTTCGATGCGTCTGATCGTTGAAATGGGCGAGCCGATTCGCGGCTACATCGTCAACTTCGGCGGCCAAAGCGGCCATCCCGGCGCGCCGCATTATCAGGATCAAATCGACGAATGGCTGGCGGGAAAATATTTCCCCATCCGGTTCGCAAGCAATCCGCAGGACATCCCCCAGGAAGAAATCGAAGAAACCGTTTATTTAAAACCGCAAAGGTAA
- a CDS encoding four helix bundle protein encodes MTKTGRLRKANIKLERLRYAIRLSHDLKLLSNESS; translated from the coding sequence ATGACAAAAACCGGCCGGTTGCGCAAGGCCAATATCAAGCTCGAACGTTTGCGCTACGCCATCCGGTTGAGCCACGATTTGAAATTGCTGAGCAACGAATCAAGCTAA
- a CDS encoding class I SAM-dependent methyltransferase, producing the protein MNFKDHFSTQAADYAKYRPHYPPALFEYLASISPAKKVAWDCGTGNGQAAQGLASHFDLVIATDPSEKQICHALPHQRIKYVVAPAEQTDIAPQTVDLITVMQALHWFDHEKFYAEARRVSQPRGIIAVSMYNLLYSEPKVTAIVNEFYFDVVGPYWPPERKHIESDYRTIPFPFAEIKPPAFSLETQWNLNELLGYLNTWSATQRYISENGSHPLEKIMDKFARAWGNPEMKKRIAWPLLLRIGKVT; encoded by the coding sequence ATGAATTTCAAAGATCATTTCTCCACACAAGCGGCTGATTATGCCAAATACCGCCCGCACTATCCGCCGGCGTTATTTGAATATTTGGCGTCGATTTCCCCGGCAAAAAAAGTTGCCTGGGATTGCGGCACCGGCAATGGCCAGGCGGCGCAGGGGTTGGCGTCGCATTTTGATCTCGTGATTGCCACCGATCCGAGCGAGAAGCAAATTTGCCACGCCCTTCCACACCAAAGAATTAAATACGTTGTCGCGCCGGCGGAGCAAACCGACATCGCGCCGCAGACGGTTGATCTCATCACGGTGATGCAGGCGCTGCACTGGTTCGATCACGAAAAATTTTACGCCGAAGCCCGTCGCGTCTCGCAGCCACGGGGGATTATTGCCGTGTCGATGTATAACTTGCTTTATTCCGAACCGAAAGTCACCGCCATCGTCAATGAGTTTTATTTCGACGTCGTTGGTCCGTATTGGCCGCCGGAGAGAAAACACATTGAATCGGACTATCGCACCATCCCGTTTCCATTTGCCGAAATCAAGCCGCCGGCCTTTAGTTTGGAAACGCAGTGGAATCTCAACGAGCTCTTGGGTTATTTGAATACCTGGTCGGCGACGCAACGATATATTTCCGAAAACGGCTCGCATCCCTTGGAGAAAATCATGGACAAATTCGCCAGGGCCTGGGGCAATCCTGAAATGAAGAAACGTATTGCGTGGCCTTTGCTTTTGCGCATTGGAAAAGTAACCTGA